From the Amia ocellicauda isolate fAmiCal2 chromosome 21, fAmiCal2.hap1, whole genome shotgun sequence genome, one window contains:
- the syne3 gene encoding nesprin-3: protein MTQQEQNEFGESLESAQAWMQAVQERLKVNDNTQGPRTALEARLRETESIYESEPEGRMKMDVVLVAAEALLQSGDEGTKQETLTKLKRVKDLWEETSTYIVHCHSRIEWVWLHWSEYLKAYEEFEIWLRKMRLALEPDLELQLGVKEKLWQLDHHRVLLSDVHNQNVFLGRLVDEAASLYSRTEDPSVGEQVQENLKTTYQEISVKAQERVTLLQKVAEEHQLYQSHRNEFYAWLYSKAEELNCCHEIEDTEDKLKTLQEFYESVNSEEKTLQHIDGLAETVKASTSPLGAEKIAEDVEQLRRTWESLRQRCTQDQGTVWDRLNSKTEFTARAGQLRSDITKLRKLLQKLNGELEIKDGERNEEQMLAMWKKYTSTRMTLATEESCVERLKAQLKELFKFSQDAKPLSEEVVAVEKEYKSVKGRAFRLSTETEAGLRQVLQDPLREFNHWKLMASKILDSSSEDTEFCVLSLQLQSIEKLLLQSSQLQERLSHLHVKQDLLSSVFGEEKAESLRSDLTAAISQRELLHGKLVQRKNQLQGIISRTKDFDNAYEPILRRLADIRRRLAALDVLQPDILAKKSKSDHLRVIQKEMDECEAHIEAVGTLVSPNPDDKNKFSQLKAEWKSLSISLKGILWANDQNIAEHEHFRESILNLEKWLMITKQKLESYCNAKGEWSIENRQAEAKKVLTEFPAKEIQLHHTEAQGQMVLAKTSPEGQVHILRDLERLKESWDFLPTLSVNLTRLIAHYRASENEGFLMEEDLRGEEYRSKAISGSFAGVETTYKSTQERTVQGSADYTEGPRGGNEFRVAGWHTAKTGKVVEQNDNDDGANRQRGSDLGDGREVTFRHIGSEEDREWRGDPTSAPNCTQFKAGLSGNRSKRKHIIGVHGINEQWTGEGGTYRESPGRATGSWVRVTTVIEDLSKHKGQDSVDGPSQDRTVGSKETQSPGDFYKLQKEFEEWFHGENGKLDKILSRKGYLSMKELKIRQQGLKDLRSRVSWGQSCFQRLLKSTGGVRAENIGLEELRYRWMLYKSKLKEVGDLKGLVRPKVVGALNEPIRTEKTRSRFLYRVCCAALPLQLLLLGLLLLAFLLPLVDEGASCSLTNNFARSFNLMLRYEGPPPT from the exons ATGACCCAGCAGGAACAAAATGAGTTTGGGGAGAGTCTGGAGAGCGCCCAGGCCTGGATGCAGGCTGTCCAGGAGAGGCTGAAGGTTAATGATAATACGCAGGGCCCCAGGACAGCTCTAGAGGCCAGGCTTCGAGAAACCGAG AGCATATATGAGTCCGAGCCTGAAGGTAGGATGAAGATGGACGTGGTGCTGGTGGCAGCAGAGGCTCTTCTGCAGAGCGGTGATGAAGGGACGAAACAAGAGACTCTCACCAAGCTGAAACGGGTCAAAGACCTCTGGGAGGAGACATCCACATACATCGTTCACTGTCACAG CCGTATCGAGTGGGTGTGGCTGCACTGGAGTGAGTATCTCAAGGCCTACGAGGAGTTTGAGATATGGCTGCGAAAGATGCGCCTGGCCCTGGAGCCCGATCTGGAGTTGCAGCTGGGAGTGAAAGAGAAACTCTGGCAGCTGGATCACCACCGTGTCCTCCTGAGTGATGTCCACAACCAGAACGTCTTTTTGGGTCGGCTGGTCGATGAAGCAGCCTCCCTGTACAGCCGCACCGAGGACCCCAGCGTAGGAGAGCAGGTGCAAGAAAACCTGAAGACAACATACCAGGAGATCAGTGTTAAAGCTCAG GAAAGAGTGACTTTACTCCAAAAAGTAGCTGAGGAGCATCAGCTTTACCAAAGTCACAGAAACGAATTCTACGCTTGGCTTTACTCCAAGGCTGAAGAACTCAACTGCTGTCATGAAATTGAAGACACAGAAGATAAACTCAAAACACTACAG gaATTTTACGAAAGTGTTAACAGTGAGGAGAAAACGTTACAGCACATAGACGGGCTGGCTGAGACAGTGAAGGCCAGCACTTCTCCTCTGGGTGCTGAGAAGATTGCTGAGGACGTGGAGCAGCTGAGACGGACCTGGGAGAGTCTGAGACAAAGGTGTACCCAGGACCAGGGGACTGTGTGGGACAGGCTGAACTCAAAGACCGAATTCACAGCCAGGGCTGGACAGCTCAGAAGCGACATTACAAAACTCAGGAAACTGCTGCAGAAACTTAACGGAGAACTGGAAATCAAAGATGGCGAAAGAAACGAGGAGCAAATGCTGGCTATGTGGAAGAAATATACG AGCACCAGAATGACCCTGGCAACTGAGGAGTCCTGTGTTGAGAGGCTAAAGGCCCAGCTGAAGGAACTGTTTAAGTTTTCCCAAGATGCCAAACCCCTGTCTGAAGAGGTAGTAGCAGTGGAGAAAGAATATAAGAG tgtgAAAGGCAGGGCATTTAGGTTGTCAACAGAGACAGAGGCCGGTCTGAGGCAGGTTCTTCAGGATCCGCTCCGAGAGTTCAATCACTGGAAACTGATGGCTTCCAAGATTTTAGACTCGTCCTCAGAAGACACTGAATTTTGTGTCCTCAGTTTGCAACTGCAGAGTATTGAG AAGTTGCTGTTGCAAAGCTCCCAGCTACAGGAGAGGCTGAGTCACTTGCATGTCAAGCAGGACTTGCTGAGCAGTGTCTTCGGCGAGGAGAAGGCCGAGAGCCTGCGATCGGACCTCACTGCTGCAATCTCACAGAGGGAACTCCTGCACGGCAAACTCGTGCAGAGAAAGAATCAACTGCAG GGTATAATCTCAAGAACAAAAGACTTTGATAATGCTTATGAGCCCATCCTGAGAAGGCTAGCTGACATCAGAAGAAGGCTTGCTGCCCTAGATGTCCTGCAGCCTGACATACTGGCCAAGAAAAGCAAAAGTGACCACTTACGG GTAATCCAGAAGGAAATGGACGAATGTGAGGCGCACATCGAAGCAGTCGGGACTTTGGTTTCCCCAAACCCTGACGACAAGAATAAATTCAGTCAGTTGAAGGCTGAGTGGAaatctctctctatatctttGAAG ggaATTCTTTGGGCAAATGACCAAAATATCGCTGAACATGAGCATTTCCGTGAGAGTATACTAAACCTGGAGAAGTGGTTGATGATAACCAAGCAGAAACTGGAGTCGTACTGTAACGCCAAAGGGGAGTGGAGTATTGAGAACCGCCAAGCTGAGGCCAAG AAAGTACTCACTGAGTTCCCTGCGAAAGAGATTCAACTCCACCACACTGAGGCCCAAGGGCAGATGGTCCTGGCAAAAACCTCTCCCGAGGGCCAAGTGCACATCCTCAGGGACCTGGAGCGTCTGAAGGAATCATGGGATTTCCTCCCAACACTGAGTGTGAATCTCACCAG ATTAATTGCTCATTACAGAGCCAGTGAAAATGAAGGTTTCTTGATGGAAGAGGATTTGAGAGGCGAAGAGTACAGAAGTAAAGCGATCAGCGGGAGTTTTGCAGGAGTGGAAACAACTTACAAGTCCACGCAAGAGAGGACTGTTCAAGGATCTGCCGATTATACGGAGGGACCCAGAGGAGGAAATGAGTTTCGTGTTGCTGGATGGCACACTGCGAAAACGGGCAAGGTTGTTGAACAGAACGATAATGATGACGGCGCCAATCGCCAGCGAGGAAGTGACCTCGGGGATGGACGGGAGGTCACATTTCGACATATTGGAAGTGAAGAAGATCGTGAATGGAGAGGTGACCCGACGTCTGCACCCAACTGCACACAGTTTAAAGCTGGTCTTTCTGGTAACAGAAGTAAAAGGAAGCACATTATCGGTGTTCATGGAATTAATGAACAATGGACTGGTGAAGGTGGCACTTATAGAGAAAGTCCAGGCAGGGCGACAGGGTCTTGGGTACGAGTGACCACTGTGATTGAGGATCTGTCGAAACATAAAGGCCAGGACTCTGTGGATGGACCCAGTCAAGACAGAACG GTGGGCTCAAAAGAAACCCAATCTCCTGGGGACTTTTATAAGCTTCAAAAAGAGTTTGAAGAATGGTTTCATGGAGAAAACGGTAAACTAGACAAGATATTAAGTCGAAAAGGATATTTGAGCATGAAAGAGCTGAAAATCCGTCAACAAGGACTGAAG GATTTGCGTTCTCGTGTCAGCTGGGGTCAGAGTTGCTTCCAGCGTCTACTGAAGTCCACAGGCGGTGTAAGGGCAGAGAACATTGGTCTGGAGGAATTACGTTATCGCTGGATGCTCTACAAATCTAAACTGAAAGAAGTTGGCGATCTAAAGGGACTTGTGAGACCCAAG GTTGTTGGTGCTCTTAATGAACCCATCAGGACTGAAAAG ACGCGTTCACGGTTTCTGTACCGCGTGTGCTGTGCTGCCCTGCCCCTTCAGCTCCTCTTACTCGGCCTCCTTCTCTTGGCCTTCCTGCTGCCCCTGGTAGACGAAGGTGCCAGCTGCTCCCTGACCAACAACTTTGCCCGCTCTTTCAACCTGATGCTGAGATACGAAGGGCCACCGCCAACCTAA